The Argentina anserina chromosome 5, drPotAnse1.1, whole genome shotgun sequence genome includes the window TACCTTACTACTAATGAACAACAATTCTTCGCCACGCTCGCTCCTCCAGGACAAAACCTGGCCTCCATGTAAGCTAACCTGGATTGAattcacataaaaaaaaaatcaaaatgcatCTAAACGTCAAAAGAACAGAGAGGTCAAAGAGTGTAGTTTACCTTGGCAGAAGCTCCTCGAGGACTTTGTAGGAGAACTTGATCGATTCCATTCTTGTCTTTTGTAACTTCAACTAGTGCTGGTCGAGAATGACtcatatttcaaattttcaaccaAAACAGCAAGGACATCAATTTGaataaacaagaagaagaaagaggaagctctcttcctatctttctcaactcaaaacaagaccTTGAAGGCTTGGAAATGGCTTCAGATAAAAGTAGTATACAAGTTGAGCAGGGCACTCAATCAAACAGTTGAGGATCACAGAACTTTTCCTGTGACACCAAACCAATCTTCCCGTGAACTTGAAAACCAATCCCAACCACCAATTCAACTAACTCGATCAATGATGTTTCTTCAGCAACAAGCTCACCAACAAACACAGACCAAGAAACCTCAAATAAATTAATGCAGAACCCAACTCCAGCTTTCAAACAGATTCAActtttgatgatgaagaaaatcAGTAACAAAGCTCAAATCTTTGTGCAGTCAAATGCCCAAAAACGTGAAAGAGATTCCAAACTTTGGACCAAACAGTCCAAAAACTCCCAAAATGGCGGTTTCAAACTAGAAAACAAAAGGGTATTTATGATTGAAACAGTTCTTTGTCGAAccaaaaaggaagaaaacttggAACAAGTAGAAATGAGGTTGACAAATGACAAGACCTTTTCCTGACGTAAGAATCATATGAATCTGCATTTGAATCACCAAATgaaattagaaagaaaaagattaaGGGTCAGAAATTAGACATAGATTGAAGAATTCATGACTAATAAGAAATTAGTGCCACTTGCACAAGGAAGCTTAAAATGTTAAGAATTAAAACCTATTTTTATGTGTAATTTACGTATAAGACATAGCAACCAGCTAGCCATGAAGAATATGAAAAAGTGCTGTGTTTCCACACGTGATATAGACAACTCTGAACTCTGAAGTAACAAACGTGCAACCCTCGTTAACAGAATTAACTACCcatttgaaatttaaaaattataaaaattaaaataaaatagttcCATTTGAAGTTTCCCATTTCTTCGTAAATGAGCAAATGGTTTCATATGAGAGAAATACGCCTGAAGCATGTCGTATACTCTTGCTAATAGTTGGGCAATCTTTGTTTTGTACTTTCGAGTTTTGACTTGTAAGCTgccattttaaaataaaaacgaGGCCTACTTCGAGGAACTTTGAATTGAAAGCCACCCATAAATCTAAATGGGATTTCAGTAGTCTTAAATATGATTAGGAGGAAATGGAGGACTTAGGTGCAATGAAGTACCAAGAGTTCTTTCAACAAGGCAGCTCTTTGGTGGCTTTGCTTCAAGTTGCACTTCAGACTTTTTCAATTACCACATCCTTTTCAACTAGCACCTATTTTTGAACGAGCAACTAAAAGTTAGAGAAAGTCACCAACAAGCCAAACACCCAATTTCATGTCGCACCGGGCAAATACTACTCTTATACAAGTTGTAATAAGCCTGCAATTACTTGTCTCCATCATATAAAGAAGGTACCAGAAACCCCCTTCCTCATATCATACCAGGCAATCAGGCATGCTGTTTTACCAAGTCATTTTCCTAATGTAGAACCAACTTGAAGAAGGAACTATAACTCCCCTTCCTCAAATCATACCAGGCATGCAGTTTAACAAGTCAATTTCCTAATGTATAACCAGCTTTAGCATCGATGATTCACAATAGCAAGGCTTGATCAGTGTAAAACAGAATGAGACTAACAGCAGCACAAATCTAAGAGTGATAAAGAAGTGGTATAAGAGGTGAACACAACAAAGCCGTTCTTTCTTGAGACGAAGTagaaatttcatttcatttatcCCATAGCCACAACATAGTGATACAGTTGTTATGACTTTGCACTTATCATCTACCAAATCTTCGAAGCCTCAGGCTTATTACTTTTCATTTTAaagatattatatatttaagcaTGAAGATTTGAAATTCGCCAAAAAAGACTAAACAACTTGAAGGCTTACGTTTTTCATAACTCAAGtaaaacaagtatgttttcaGATTTACATATATCTTGCTACTTTTCAACCCTACCTAGTCCTCTGGTTCATAGATGCCATTCTCTGCCTAGCCTATCAGTGCAGGTATTCCAGGAAATCCTATAATGAAAGAAGGCTGAATGCCGTTGTCACTGTCCAGCTACGAAATTCCAGTTTGCAGCCTGCTAGCTGCAAGTGGAAATAAAGTTAACTTGACATTTAGTTTATGGTGAAGACCAAAATATTTAGCCAGGTGTCAGCGTATGCCGGCAGCGAATACCGCCTTCTGATCATCCTCCAGCAACAGTATCAGACCTAGAGCTTAAATCCAATAACTGATTGAGCCGGGTAACTGTATCAGAGATAGAAGTTTCATGTGTCTCACAATCCAGCTGAGCATTGCTGCTGAAAGAACCCAAACTGCTAAGTATGTCCTTAGCATCATTTGGGAGAGTAACGACACCTTCAGTCTTCGGGGAAGCAATCTCTCCTTCATGCACTACCAAGGCATTCTTCAGCTCCTCCTGCTCCAGAAAACTCATGTCAGACCAAACTCCAATTGATATAAACATTGCTTCAGTTTTCAGACTAGGATGGTCATGGATCAAATCAGCTTTAATTCATTTTACATGTCATCTTAGCTGAGTACTATCTGTTAGACTGAACATGATTCTTGCCTGTATTGAAAAAAGTTTCTAGTTTCCTACACCCAATTACACTCAAGTCATGGGCAATCAAAAGTAACTTAACAAAATAATTCATCTCGGAGATAAGTCAACTATGCATGCAAGATAAGGTAAATGAAATCTGGGATCAGCATCCAAACAAAGTCCCCAAGCGACAAGATTCTGAGTAGAATATGCTAGTAGTATCCAGTGGCCATTAGTTACGCATATGCATGCCCCAAAGCTGACCCCAGTTATGGATTCCGAAAATGCTACCATCCATACGGATATCTATAATGTGTTCATGACTTTGATCTCTAAACCAGTGAACGACCCTATATTTAGGTATGGTGTTAACATATATACTCCATGTATGATAGATGGTCAATATCACAAAAAGTTTGAGAACAGATCAAGGGCTAAAGCATCAGCATGTAGCAAACAATCAATGAAGAATTACCTTTAATTTAATGCAGCATTTTCAACCCTCAGTATTTCTGCTTCCAGTTTCAATTTATCTAGTTCAGATTTAAGGTCCATCTGTTCTGTGCTTAAACAATCACAACTTTTCAGCAGCTCCTCATATTCAGCCTGCTTCCTCATCCTAGACCTCCTTGCAGACTCTCTGTTAGCCTGTTTTCGTTTCTCTCGTTTCAACCGCTTTTCATCCTGAGGAAACAAATATGTATAATCACTAGTGTTTATAATAATAGAATACTTCTATTAGAAACCATTGCATCCATAATCAGTTCAAACTGATTAGTTACTCAAAACTCAAGAATATAACACTGTTTGAGCAAATAACTGTCCAGCAGAACCTTAAGATGGGCTCTGTTTCACAGCTAATTCGGGCCCACAAATTTGAGAGAattccaaatccaaattcttTCATCAATCCTGTGATTCAATTCAAACCGCTGAATTTTgttcaaaagaaacaaatagaAAGTATCAAGGCCGCAATCTTTTAAATGATGGTCTAACTTCAATTTCAATACAAGTTCCTACGCATAAGATTGCAAAAAATGTGAGTATTACTGacaacaaaacacaaaatatCAGCATACCAGAACCATGGCATCAGAAGGCAATCTTTCTCcagaagagagagatgaaaAAGCTGTGCGAGTTCCGATGTTCTCATAGGAAGAACCAATAGGCACTTGCAAAGGATCAGtaaaagttgtgaaattcctAACCCCTTCAGCGTTTGGATGGACCTGATGATGGACTTGCACATCATTACCAACCCTGTGCCTACGTCTCTGCTTCATCCTTTCAATGACACCAGAATTGTGCTGCCATTTTATGGTGACTGTATTAATAAGAAATTTGTGTTATCATCTAGTCCTTCTTTGACATCAGACTACACAGCCATGGTTTCGTATCTTGAGGCTAGAGGAGTGGCATTTTGGAGACCAAAAGATAAGTAATGGACTATTATATCATTAACGGAGTCATCATGGTGCATCGATGATAGCTTTCTACAAAGAACAATTTTATGTGGCGGAAAGATTCGGTTCAGGCACTCTTTGTTTGTGACATTGATGATCACAAAGCAAAAGCAAGGGCCTTAGCTCCGAAGATGCTTTGTTTCTATTTCATGGTGGAAAGAAATTGGAGCAATCGTACTTGGTGGAAATGTGGAGCAGCGGGGGACTTGCTAGTTGGTCTCCGATACTCCGAAGAGTGTTACAAAAACACAgttgggtttagggtttcaaGGTGCCATTTAATACCGAAGATTGGACGGAAGTAACGAATTTGGGTGATGATAGTTCTTCTTTCTCGAGGTCAGAGTCAGACTACCTTAGATGTAAGGCTAATTGCATATACTTCACGACTGATCAACTGGGTACACAACAATATGGTGCATATAGCATGAAAGATAGACAAGTCGAGCCAGTCCTACACAAGTTTGTTTGTTCCgtgaaaccatatatatggatTCAGCCGAGTTTTTGAGGAGCATCCCTTCCCTTGCAACCATTGATCAAGCAGCATGAAGCCACATTTCAAGTTGCTAGCTACATATTGCCTTCACTTATCCAAAATTAATGCTTATTAACTTGCTGCAACTGGAATATATCCTGAATTCTGGGCTTCCTTTATAGTTTGTGTTTCCCATCCAACATAAAAGATAGAAAAGGAGGTACTTGCAGGCTTGCAGCTTACTACACTGCTAAGAGATCATAGCCTAGCTTAAGGGTCGGCAATGGGCCGGACCCACTACCACCGGACTCGGACCAGGctttaatgattttttttcaatttttcaggCCGAATCGGGCCGGACATATTAATAAAATCGAACCCCACAGACTACCCACGAGCCCAGGCCTTACGTACTATTTGTACTATTTGTTTGTGCCCAGCTCACAATCCTAGTCACATGAAAAAAGAACCTGCCAAATTCTGTGCTAAGCTGCACCGGTTCAATTTGTAGCATGCTCAGATCGTATTAATCAGACTCTCAGTACTTGACCATAACCAGATCTAGGCACATGGTATATCCCACCAACAAATCTGACCACCAGTCCCCAATGACTTCAAGGTTATATTACAATACCAACAGCAGGCTGAAAAATGTAGTCGATGTGTGTTATAAGGTGGTAGAGGAGAGAAAATAATCAATACGCTATAACCTGTACAATATATCAGAATATCATACAAACCATAAGAATCCCAACTCTTTGAATATAGCATATCAATTTAACATCACTCTTCAATCTAATTTTCAGcagaaaacaaaaccaaaaccgtcTGTTCTGCCACGATCAAAGGGAGATCATCCAAGGCAATGTTGTAAGCAATTGGCCTTCCCTTCCTTATCTGCTGTAGTAATACTTTTGAGGCCAGTTAGATCAAGCAGTTGGACATAATAGCTCCTGACATGAGACTCGTTTTAATAAGAACATCACCAAACTCATCATCAATATTAATACTGTATACCACAGTGAGGACTGAGGAGAAAGAAACAACCAGCTTGAATAGGTTTTAAAGTACCAACCACCAAGTATTTATTTGTCCCTGGcttctcattttgaaagatcCTTAGTTTTCTGTTCATTATGATAGAAGTACTACCGCTATGTCATTACCTTACCTTTCGTAGAAATTGACAAGTAATGACTGCTTAAGGAAATAAACTGCTATTTTACTTACTTGGATAGGATTAGAAGTGTTATAGTATGTAATAGTCCACTACATTTTGAAGAGGAACACCAGTTATTTTCCAATTGAGCAAGTATTCATTTAGACGCGCTATTCTCATCCCAACTCTCTCATCAACTATTACCACATTAATGTCTTCAGTATTCTCATTTAAACtatgtaattcattattaccAGTAGATTTCTTCACTCCATTCTGTATATCTTAATGTAAAATCTGTGCGCAAAATGTTGGAATAGAGATGGGAAAAAAACAGAAGACCTGTTTTGAGGAGAAAGTCCATTGATCAGTGTGCTCTATGTCTAATATGCCACAATACACCATGTATCCAGCAGTCACATCATCGAGAGCAATTGTTCAAAGAATTAAGAGACCTGCAGACCAACAGAAGGCTGTCAAGTGAATCCCACAACGGCACCATGGGTTTTATCAACTGACCTATGAATGTTATACATTTCACCAGAAACCATGCCCAAGGCTTTCAATTGTATACGGTGGACACGTATAGGGTTCAAATTAGAACTAACAAGCTACATGTTGTTCTGCAAAGTTCCGTTGGTAAAGCCGTGGAAAAGGAATATGAAAAACAATATCTCTGAAGTTAATTTATTGTGATGCTACGATTTCTAAGGCACAAAATGAATAGTTTAGAGGACAAGCACCTATcccataattttattttctcaaaaGTTCAAACCACAACTAATTACTACAATGTGCACACTGATGAATGGAAGGATTCAGGGACAACACTCCTCGATTATCATACAAACACAGTATATTCTTTCTTTCTAGCAGATCAAACTAGTGATATGCAGGTAAAAGTAGTGTTACAAAAACACAGTAGGATTACATACCAATTTCACCTTGATCTTGAATTCTTGACATAGAACTCAGCACTCTGGTAGTCGACAGCACATATAAAGAAAGATTTCATCTTCACGAACAACTCCACTTGAACATCCTGTGAGATAAAAGAAAAGGACAGAAGGAAAACGAAAGAAGAAGCACTGTGTTATGACTGTTATCCAACATCATCTGCTCCTTCAATGTCCGGCAATACTTTTAAACATATTGACTAACAGTACACATGAGAGAGCTCCTCCCCTTATCATTGATGACAAATTTCGAAGCCAAAATACTAGGTATGGAGGTGTAGATTTACTTACTTGACTGCAAACAATAAATCCTTGTatgtgtgtataaatataattataaagcCAGTATAAGGTAGATTAGGCTCATAAGTTTCTACTATTGCTATAAGAAAATCTGGTAGTTTTCAGAGTATAGTCATTTATGTATGGTTCATTAAAAGTTTTTTATCCCAATCTGACATCACTACTCTAAATCTAAGATTGTTAAAAAGGATCCATCAAATGGCTGAACATATGAGTACAATGTAGTCTTTGGTCTGCCCTTTCATCGTTGATTTTCCAGTCCCCACTGTGTCTATAATTTTGGCTGCACACTACATACTTACGCGTAGACAAATCGTTGTCACAAGTCTGAAACATCTCCTCCAATTACAGATTGCCTTCCTCATTTGCCACCTGATCatattttacatttattaACACAACCACATGGGAAAAATACTGTAACATGACAACAGCAAAGAAGCATGCAGAGACTTCACCTGAGGTGTGCTGAAGTTGGTGAAAGTGTCAGGTCCACGCAGCAGGACGGCTGCTTTGTCGTACACCATAGCTGCATCCTCAGCCGTATCAAATGTACCCAACCAGAGTCGTCTTCCACTATGAGGCTCTCTAATCTCGGCTGCCCATTTTCCCCAGGGTCTCTGCCTCACTCCTAGGAACTTGTTCTTGTTTGCCCGTGCCTTTGCACCACAGAACTTCTTCCAGGTTATCTGCGCCTTCAACATTTGGCAAGTAGCTGGAAGTCCAGATTTTCCGCCCATCTTCTTCTGCCACATCCTTGTTGTCCTGCTCCTCCAAACACCACTATCATTTTTGTTGGGGGACGACTCAATCATAATCTCATTGATGAACTTCTTGACTCGGTGACAAGTGGCCAAGGGCTCAGCCTCTTCATCACTGGAGGACTCTGTTGCATCACCATCCGTGACAGATATCCGTACAAATCTCGGCTTGATCAACTTGGCGTCCATCTGAGTATGCCGATCTACCTAGTAGGTGAAATTCATATAGTATGGTGTTTGAGCATCAATATCATCTATATAATATGTAAAGAGGATATCTTATATGAACCAAAAATAACAGAAGGAAACTCTTACTTTAGTGGTTCCATCCCCATCAATCAAACCGCCGATACTATGTTCGAAACTGCATGTGTTAAGCCATACCTTATTTGGTTAGTTTACTAAAACCATCATAGAACTAATTGCAAACTACTGAATTGTGCATTCTACTCAACTCACCTCTTTGATGCCTCAAAGACTAGGTTTCCAGGATCACTCTTGAGACCATCATCTAGAACTGGTACTGCACAACCGTGGAATCCCTTTTTTAACTTTAACTTGACCTTTAACTTTTTTGTTAGATCTTGGCCCAAATTGTCCAATTTTTCAGAAAGCTTTTCATGTGCTTGAAGAAAGCTGCATATGATAGTACGCTTAAAATCAGTTTCATTGCACTTAGTGACAAAAACACAAATTAACAGAACACTTGAAACGCTTTTCCTGTGGAAATCTGCATGTATTATAAGATCAAAAACTTCAGTTTGGTTACATTTCGAACTAACTGCTGTGGTGGGAATAGACTCAACTTGGATTCTAGACTCTAACTTGGAAAGGCAAAAACCAAGCTAAGCAAAGGAAAACAGAATAATCACTTGATGGTCCAAGGACCATCTTCATATCATTATCCTTGTGACTATCCAATCCACCTCCCGTACACTCCAACATTTTAGTTTGCTTTCCCGGAGTTTGGAGAAAACTTTGACTGATCATAAAATTAACATTTAGTATGATTATAATAGCTTCCAGCGGCAGACCTATGTTAGGGTCTGATGGGCCCAGACCCTTACCAGTTTTGTACAGCTTCCCTAATTATCAAATCTACGTAAACTATAAATGAACCCCTCCTATATTAAATTTTCCTTCCTGTTTAAATACGATGCTTGAAATCTTATTAAATCCTGTTGTATCAGGcttataattaatattttttagcAAGTATTAAACATTGAATATCCGGCAAGACCTTGAATATAGTTATAAAAAGACATTATCTACTGTTAGTTTAAACATATATGTAACTACTGCTAGTTTATTCAttcatataaacatatacttcaattTTAGGTATTCGAATCATTGAATGAGGAGAAAAAacatccccccccccccccaacaaAGAAagggaaataaataaataaatataatcttGGGCCCACCATACACTATTAGAGTTGTCCAAATGagggaaagaaagagaaaaaaagaagtgaAGATATGAGCAACATCTAATTCACATAATAACTTTAGCTCCAGATACCTCTTTGATGCCTTAAGGACAGGGTGTGTGGCATCATCATTGGAGCTGTCCAATCCAACTGGTACTGCACGCCCATCTAGGCCCGTACTGTCCAATATTTTGCCATGCTTTTCCGGCGCTTGAAGAGAACTGCCCCTGTTCATGAGATCCAACATTTAGCATCATTACAATTGACGGCCACAATGAGgtggaaggaaaaaaaaaagatgaagagaATGTTAGAGCGGGCAGAGGTAAATATAATGAATTAAGATCCACACACCTATTTGATGCTTCAAGGACTACCTGCCTAGCATCATCCTTGGAACTCTCATATCCCAGTGCTCGCATTTCCATTCGCTTTAACTTGAACTTTAACCTATTTGTTACATCTTGGCCCAAATTAACAAATGGTCTGCAAAGCTTTCCCTGTGCTTGAAAAATGGACCTG containing:
- the LOC126795165 gene encoding uncharacterized protein LOC126795165, with the translated sequence MGQEVIKKLKVINGNTLPVGYGSPKGDAGHVVLGSSKRSIFQAQGKLCRPFVNLGQDVTNRLKFKLKRMEMRALGYESSKDDARQVVLEASNRGSSLQAPEKHGKILDSTGLDGRAVPVGLDSSNDDATHPVLKASKSFLQAHEKLSEKLDNLGQDLTKKLKVKLKLKKGFHGCAVPVLDDGLKSDPGNLVFEASKSFEHSIGGLIDGDGTTKVDRHTQMDAKLIKPRFVRISVTDGDATESSSDEEAEPLATCHRVKKFINEIMIESSPNKNDSGVWRSRTTRMWQKKMGGKSGLPATCQMLKAQITWKKFCGAKARANKNKFLGVRQRPWGKWAAEIREPHSGRRLWLGTFDTAEDAAMVYDKAAVLLRGPDTFTNFSTPQVANEEGNL